One Vitis riparia cultivar Riparia Gloire de Montpellier isolate 1030 chromosome 4, EGFV_Vit.rip_1.0, whole genome shotgun sequence genomic window carries:
- the LOC117912817 gene encoding isocitrate dehydrogenase [NADP], giving the protein MAFDKIKVANPIVEMDGDEMTRVFWKSIKDKLIFPFLELDIKYFDLGLPHRDATDDKVTVESAEATLKYNVAIKCATITPDEGRMKEFDLKQMWKSPNGTIRNILNGTVFREPIICKNIPRLVPSWTKPICIGRHAFGDQYRATDTVIKGAGKLKLVFVPEGKDEKTELEVFNFTGAGGVALSMYNTDESIYSFAEASMNTAYLKRWPLYLSTKNTILKKYDGRFKDIFQEVYETQWKSKFEAAGIWYEHRLIDDMVAYALKSEGGYVWACKNYDGDVQSDFLAQGFGSLGLMTSVLVCPDGKTIEAEAAHGTVTRHFRVHQKGGETSTNSIASIFAWSRGLAHRAKLDDNARLLDFTQKLEAACVGTVESGKMTKDLALLIHGSKVTRDWYLNTEEFIDAVAAELKAKLSC; this is encoded by the exons ATGGCCTTCGACAAGATCAAAGTCGCCAACCCCATCGTTGAGATGGATG GAGATGAAATGACTCGAGTTTTCTGGAAATCAATCAAGGATAAG CTTATTTTTCCATTTCTGGAGTTGGATATAAAGTATTTCGATCTTGGGCTCCCTCATCGTGACGCCACTGATGATAAAGTTACAGTTGAAAGTGCAGAAGCTACACTTAA GTACAATGTAGCAATCAAGTGTGCAACTATTACTCCAG ATGAAGGTCGCATGAAGGAGTTCGACTTGAAGCAAATGTGGAAGAGTCCAAATGGGACAATTAGGAATATATTGAATG GCACCGTTTTCAGAGAACCAATCATTTGCAAAAACATTCCCAGGCTTGTCCCAA GTTGGACAAAGCCAATATGCATTGGAAGGCATGCTTTTGGTGATCAGTATCGAGCAACTGATACAGTGATTAAAGGAGCTGGGAAACTCAAATTGGTGTTTG TACCAGAAGGAAAAGATGAAAAGACGGAGCTTGAGGTTTTCAACTTTACAGGTGCTGGAGGAGTAGCATTGTCGATGTATAATACTGATGAG TCCATTTATTCTTTTGCTGAGGCTTCAATGAACACTGCTTACCTAAAACGGTGGCCCCTTTATCTTAGCACAAAAAATACTATTCTTAAGAAGTATGATGGGAG ATTCAAGGACATATTCCAAGAAGTTTATGAGACCCAATGGAAATCAAAGTTTGAGGCTGCCGGGATCTG GTATGAACACCGTCTCATTGATGATATGGTTGCTTATGCTCTCAAGAGTGAAGGAGGTTATGTGTGGGCATGCAAGAACTATGATGGAGATGTACAGAGTGATTTCTTAGCCCAAG GATTCGGATCTCTTGGTTTGATGACATCTGTGCTG GTTTGTCCAGATGGAAAGACCATAGAAGCTGAAGCTGCCCATGGGACAGTGACACGTCATTTCCGGGTTCATCAGAAAGGAGGTGAAACCAGTACAAACAGCATAGCCTCTATCTTTGCTTGGTCACGAGGCCTTGCACACAG GGCAAAGTTGGATGACAATGCTAGACTCTTGGATTTCACTCAGAAACTAGAAGCAGCTTGTGTTGGAACTGTGGAATCTGGAAAGATGACCAAGGATCTTGCACTTCTTATCCATGGATCTAA GGTGACGAGGGATTGGTATCTGAATACTGAAGAGTTCATCGATGCTGTGGCAGCAGAGCTGAAAGCAAAACTTTCTTGCTAA